The Oryzias latipes chromosome 16, ASM223467v1 genome includes a region encoding these proteins:
- the LOC111948906 gene encoding uncharacterized protein LOC111948906, protein MDINFENYTATTLNESLRLFYASVQSTKEGGEYSVASLRSLRAGINRHLRDVNIISDTVFKSSNAVFKAIMKRYRKSGKDTSSHHPRIPESDLEKIRCSSALSPDTPLGLVRKVWFDIQLCLARRGREGCRELTMASFSIHRDEAGAEYLSLSHNPDTKNHKTPNDPHKQNLRGFMFARPGDPLCPIQSFKKYISKCPPDAKSFYLHPKRSVTAAAEVWYSREPMGVNYLGAMLKKISEEVGLSQIYTNHSLRSTAVGRLSDAGLESRQIMSVTGHRCESSLQAPSLQERREWSNILSSRNVATSSGQGPQKVHIGPSNSNMMDMPVSLSNFTINGNVEFNFK, encoded by the exons atggATATTAACTTTGAAAACTACACTGCCACCACTCTCAATGAGAGTCTGCGGCTTTTTTATGCGTCTGTTCAGTCCACTAAGGAAGGAGGAGAGTACAGTGTTGCCAGTCTGAGGAGCTTGAGAGCCGGCATCAATCGCCACCTAAGAGACGTCAACATCATCAGCGACACCGTGTTCAAGAGCAGCAATGCGGTTTTTAAGGCAATAATGAAGCGCTACAGAAAGAGTGGGAAAGACACCAGCTCCCACCATCCTCGTATTCCTGAGTCGGACCTGGAGAAAATCAGATGCTCATCTGCGCTGTCTCCCGACACGCCCCTCGGCCTCGTCAGAAAGGTGTGGTTTGACATCCAGCTGTGTTTGGCTCGACGTGGGAGGGAGGGGTGCCGTGAGCTGACCATGGCATCTTTCAGCATCCACAGAGACGAGGCAGGCGCGGAATACCTCAGCCTATCACATAATCCGGACactaaaaatcacaaaactcCAAACGACCCACACAAGCAAAACCTAAGAGGTTTTATGTTTGCAAGACCCGGGGATCCTCTGTGCCCAATACAAAGTTTCAAGAAATACATCTCTAAATGTCCCCCAGATGCAAAATCTTTTTATCTGCATCCGAAGCGCTCCGTCACTGCAGCAGCTGAGGTTTGGTACTCCAGGGAACCGATGGGTGTCAACTACCTGGGAgcaatgctaaaaaaaattagtGAAGAG gtgggtCTGTCGCAGATTTACACAAACCACAGCCTGCGGAGCACGGCTGTGGGTCGACTCTCAGACGCCGGTCTGGAATCACGCCAGATCATGTCTGTGACGGGGCACCGCTGTGAAAGCAGTCTGCAGGCTCCGTCACTCCAGGAGAGGAGAGAATGGAGCAACATTTTGTCGTCCCGCAACGTCGCCACAAGCAGTGGTCAGGGTCCACAAAAAGTACATATCGGTCCTTCGAACAGCAATATGATGGACATGCCAGTATCTCTGTCAAATTTTACGATCAATGGCAATgttgaatttaattttaaataa